A region from the Paenibacillus humicola genome encodes:
- a CDS encoding DEAD/DEAH box helicase, whose product MDLLAGFEKLGISKERAAALSGEGIHEATPIQEGAIPVILEGKDVICQAQTGTGKTLAFLLPMLEKIDPAGDELRGLILTPTRELALQITAELKRRLLPEEGFRVLAVYGGQDVEAQMRKLQRSVHFVVATPGRLLDHMRRGTISLDRVSMLVLDEADQMLHMGFLNEVETILSALPYRRQTMLFSATMPGAVRSLAARIMLDPQNITVRAPQVTVAGTRQLAVSTTDRGKMAALCRVIDEQRPYLGVIFCRTKRRAAALNEALQQLGYSSDELHGDLSQAKREQAMRRFREAKLQLLVATDVAARGLDVEGVTHVFNYDIPQDAEGYIHRIGRTGRAGGEGVAVTFVTPRDRMKLAAIESGIGQSIPGEQGAPETDRGRRSAPAEPAARGERERGGRRERAAQGRGEAAPRGRAGAERSGAGSWRERVEAQGRGEAAPRGRAGAERSGAGSRRERVEAQGRGEAAPRGRAGAERSGAGSRREPAEAQGRGEAAPRGRAGAERSGAGSRRERVEAQGRGEAAPRGRAGAERSGAGSRRERVEAQGRGEAAPRGRASAERSGAGSRREPAAVSPRELAKRSAREGLEARTGVRPKKSARPGGGPAQARGTGARQGAKRPDGGGQGRKGGGASAGRPGKGRTR is encoded by the coding sequence GTGGATTTGTTGGCTGGATTTGAAAAATTGGGCATTTCGAAGGAACGTGCGGCAGCGCTGAGCGGCGAAGGTATTCATGAGGCGACGCCGATTCAGGAAGGCGCGATTCCGGTTATTTTGGAAGGAAAGGACGTCATCTGCCAGGCGCAGACGGGTACGGGAAAGACGCTGGCTTTCCTGCTGCCGATGCTGGAGAAGATCGATCCGGCCGGCGACGAGCTGCGCGGGCTGATTTTGACCCCGACGCGGGAGCTCGCGCTGCAAATCACGGCGGAGCTGAAGCGGCGGCTGCTGCCGGAGGAGGGCTTTCGCGTGCTGGCCGTCTACGGGGGGCAGGACGTTGAGGCGCAAATGCGCAAGCTGCAGCGTTCGGTGCATTTCGTTGTGGCGACGCCGGGCAGGCTGCTCGACCATATGCGGAGGGGAACGATTTCGCTGGACCGCGTCTCGATGCTCGTGCTGGACGAAGCCGATCAAATGCTGCATATGGGGTTTCTCAACGAGGTGGAAACCATATTAAGCGCGCTTCCTTACCGGAGGCAGACGATGCTGTTTTCCGCAACGATGCCCGGAGCGGTACGATCGCTTGCGGCCCGCATCATGCTTGACCCGCAAAATATTACGGTGCGCGCTCCGCAGGTAACGGTGGCGGGAACCCGCCAGCTTGCCGTTTCGACGACCGACCGGGGCAAAATGGCGGCGCTGTGCCGGGTGATCGACGAGCAGCGGCCCTACCTCGGCGTCATTTTTTGCCGGACGAAGCGCCGTGCGGCGGCGCTGAACGAGGCTTTGCAGCAGCTCGGGTACAGCTCGGACGAGCTGCACGGCGATCTGTCGCAGGCGAAGCGGGAGCAGGCGATGCGGCGCTTCCGCGAGGCGAAGCTGCAGCTGCTCGTCGCGACGGACGTGGCGGCGCGCGGCCTTGACGTGGAGGGCGTCACGCACGTGTTCAATTACGACATCCCGCAGGATGCGGAAGGCTACATCCACCGGATCGGACGGACCGGCCGCGCGGGCGGGGAGGGCGTCGCCGTCACGTTCGTGACGCCGCGCGACCGCATGAAGCTGGCGGCGATCGAAAGCGGCATCGGCCAGTCGATCCCGGGCGAACAGGGCGCGCCGGAGACGGACCGGGGCCGGCGGAGCGCCCCGGCGGAGCCTGCTGCGCGCGGCGAGCGGGAGCGCGGCGGCCGGCGCGAGCGCGCGGCGCAGGGGCGCGGCGAAGCCGCCCCGCGCGGGCGCGCGGGCGCGGAGCGCAGCGGCGCCGGGAGCTGGCGCGAGCGCGTGGAGGCGCAGGGGCGCGGCGAAGCCGCCCCGCGCGGGCGCGCAGGCGCGGAGCGCAGCGGCGCCGGGAGCCGGCGCGAGCGCGTGGAGGCGCAGGGGCGCGGCGAAGCCGCCCCGCGTGGGCGCGCAGGCGCGGAGCGCAGCGGCGCCGGGAGCCGGCGCGAGCCCGCGGAGGCGCAGGGGCGCGGCGAAGCCGCCCCGCGTGGGCGCGCAGGCGCGGAGCGCAGCGGCGCCGGGAGCCGGCGCGAGCGCGTGGAGGCGCAGGGGCGCGGCGAAGCCGCCCCGCGCGGGCGCGCAGGCGCGGAGCGCAGCGGCGCCGGGAGCCGGCGCGAGCGCGTGGAGGCGCAGGGGCGCGGCGAAGCCGCCCCGCGCGGGCGCGCAAGCGCGGAGCGCAGCGGCGCCGGGAGCCGGCGCGAGCCCGCGGCCGTGAGCCCGCGCGAGCTGGCGAAGCGGTCCGCCCGCGAAGGGCTTGAGGCGCGCACGGGCGTACGCCCCAAGAAGAGCGCGCGCCCGGGCGGCGGCCCGGCGCAGGCGCGGGGAACCGGAGCGCGCCAGGGTGCCAAGCGCCCGGACGGCGGCGGACAAGGCCGCAAAGGCGGCGGAGCTTCCGCCGGTCGGCCGGGCAAGGGCCGGACGCGTTAA
- a CDS encoding FAD:protein FMN transferase encodes MEPHTASAPGEEPLHAFRFKAMNTSVECALQCPASQRGELELLARDWFGTAERRFSRFRPDSELSHLNRLAGERCMISAAMTDVLQLAHEYTEITEGLFDPFVLDALLEAGYDETFDIVKLRPSADAPPVRTESGPQQAGRRLRMEIDPVIGSLRLPPHAPIDLGGIVKSWSAQRLAAYYRNRRGIGRGLVNAGGDLAAWGDPADGAGPWRIAIEHPWTMEADAGLLLLHSGAAATSGTLGRRWMSPHGPKHHLIDPVSLSPSDSDIVQCTVAGRYAVECEIWAKTICIAGATRGLSLFAEKADPGCEALLFTADRRVLLYGKLSSPERRWLNIPDVRLLPVKRNSAESRHVGGDCR; translated from the coding sequence ATGGAACCGCACACCGCATCCGCTCCCGGAGAGGAGCCGCTGCATGCATTTCGGTTTAAAGCGATGAACACGTCGGTCGAATGCGCGCTGCAGTGCCCGGCTTCCCAGCGCGGGGAACTGGAGCTGCTGGCGCGGGATTGGTTTGGAACGGCCGAACGGCGGTTCAGCCGTTTCCGCCCGGACAGCGAGCTCAGCCATTTGAACCGTCTGGCCGGAGAGCGCTGCATGATTTCCGCCGCGATGACGGACGTGCTGCAGCTCGCGCACGAATATACGGAAATAACGGAAGGGCTGTTCGACCCGTTCGTGCTGGATGCGCTGCTTGAAGCCGGGTACGACGAAACGTTCGATATCGTCAAACTCCGCCCGTCCGCCGATGCGCCGCCCGTCCGGACGGAGAGCGGACCGCAGCAGGCCGGCCGGCGGCTGCGGATGGAAATCGATCCGGTCATCGGATCGCTGCGGCTGCCGCCGCATGCCCCGATCGATCTCGGCGGCATCGTGAAAAGCTGGTCCGCTCAGCGGCTCGCCGCCTATTACCGGAACCGCCGCGGCATCGGCCGGGGTCTCGTGAATGCAGGCGGCGATCTCGCCGCCTGGGGGGATCCGGCGGACGGAGCGGGACCTTGGCGCATCGCGATCGAGCATCCGTGGACGATGGAAGCCGACGCCGGTCTGCTCCTGCTGCACAGTGGGGCCGCCGCGACCTCCGGCACGCTCGGACGGCGCTGGATGTCGCCGCACGGCCCGAAGCATCACCTGATTGACCCCGTTTCCTTGTCGCCAAGCGACAGCGATATCGTGCAGTGCACGGTCGCGGGCCGCTATGCGGTGGAATGCGAAATTTGGGCCAAAACGATCTGCATCGCCGGAGCCACAAGAGGGCTCTCTCTCTTTGCGGAGAAGGCGGACCCCGGCTGCGAGGCGCTGCTTTTTACGGCGGACCGGCGCGTGCTGCTGTACGGGAAACTTTCATCGCCGGAACGCAGGTGGCTGAACATTCCGGACGTCCGGCTTCTCCCGGTCAAGCGCAATTCCGCCGAATCCCGACATGTTGGAGGTGACTGCCGTTGA
- a CDS encoding ferric reductase codes for MISFLVNLPTWQIIRVTGIVSYILLTLGVALGIAYGLPLWPRKMKTVLYKIHSFATISGTALGLLHGAVTVIDTYVPYTWRELLVPFTAHYDPVLSGLGTLCGYAMLLVILTTDLRNLLKRRVWLAFHLLSYPIFAMAAIHGFFMGTDSRFPGIRLLYLASIVLVVLMSLLRSAFGPAGGMRVSRQAPLSRNTPVTQPSRPGQPEPELVSPGNASRRSERFRDTRHAPPRG; via the coding sequence TTGATTTCGTTCCTCGTCAACCTGCCCACTTGGCAAATCATTCGCGTCACCGGCATCGTCTCCTATATCCTGCTGACGCTCGGCGTTGCGCTCGGCATTGCTTACGGATTGCCGTTATGGCCCCGGAAAATGAAAACGGTGCTGTACAAAATCCATTCCTTCGCCACGATTTCAGGCACGGCACTGGGTCTCTTGCACGGCGCCGTTACCGTTATCGACACCTACGTTCCGTATACCTGGCGCGAGCTGCTCGTCCCTTTTACCGCCCATTACGATCCGGTGCTTAGCGGGCTCGGCACGCTGTGCGGCTATGCGATGCTGCTTGTCATTCTGACGACAGACCTGCGGAACCTGCTGAAGCGCAGAGTATGGCTCGCTTTCCACCTGCTGTCCTACCCGATCTTCGCGATGGCGGCCATACACGGCTTCTTTATGGGAACGGACAGCCGTTTCCCCGGCATTCGCCTCCTGTATCTGGCATCTATCGTGCTGGTCGTCCTGATGTCGCTTCTCCGCTCGGCGTTCGGGCCGGCTGGCGGGATGCGGGTGTCCAGGCAGGCTCCGCTTTCGCGGAACACGCCCGTCACGCAGCCTTCTCGGCCCGGGCAGCCGGAGCCCGAGCTCGTCTCGCCCGGCAATGCGAGCAGACGCAGCGAGCGGTTTCGCGATACGCGGCATGCCCCGCCGCGAGGTTAA
- a CDS encoding ABC transporter ATP-binding protein: MNEMNATDTAVRLSGVSWNRDGKQLLQDVEWTIRPGEHWALLGLNGSGKTTLLNIMTGYIWPTSGTVSVLGRTFGEVDLRQLRQLIGWVSSSLQEKLYGTDKAQHVVISGKHATIGLYDRPDERDFARAEELMRTLGCAHLWDREYRTCSQGEKQKLLIARALMADPRLLILDEPCNGLDLFSRERLLDSISALAEQADAPTLIYVTHHTEEILPVFTHALLLRRGEVFRQGRTEEMLTGDTLSAFFDSPVAAERHDGRCYVRIARPAETANRV; the protein is encoded by the coding sequence ATGAATGAAATGAATGCGACGGATACCGCCGTCCGGCTCAGCGGGGTATCGTGGAACCGGGACGGCAAGCAGCTGCTGCAGGACGTCGAATGGACGATCCGCCCGGGCGAGCATTGGGCGCTGCTCGGGCTGAACGGTTCCGGCAAAACGACGCTGCTCAACATCATGACCGGTTATATTTGGCCGACATCGGGGACGGTCAGCGTGCTTGGCCGCACCTTCGGCGAGGTCGATCTCCGGCAGCTGCGCCAGCTGATCGGCTGGGTCAGCTCCTCCCTGCAGGAGAAGCTGTACGGCACCGATAAAGCGCAGCACGTCGTCATCAGCGGCAAGCATGCGACGATCGGCTTGTACGACCGCCCGGACGAACGGGATTTCGCCCGGGCGGAGGAGCTGATGCGGACGCTCGGCTGCGCTCATCTGTGGGACCGCGAATACCGGACCTGCTCGCAGGGCGAGAAGCAGAAGCTGCTCATCGCCCGCGCGCTGATGGCGGATCCGCGGCTGCTTATCCTGGACGAGCCTTGCAACGGGCTCGACCTGTTCTCGCGCGAGAGGCTGCTGGACAGCATCTCAGCTCTGGCGGAGCAGGCCGATGCGCCGACGCTGATCTATGTCACGCATCATACGGAGGAGATCCTGCCCGTATTCACGCATGCGCTGCTGCTGCGCAGAGGCGAAGTGTTCCGGCAGGGCCGAACGGAGGAGATGCTGACCGGCGATACGCTGAGCGCATTCTTCGACTCGCCGGTTGCCGCCGAACGCCACGACGGCCGCTGCTACGTCCGGATCGCCCGCCCCGCGGAGACGGCCAATCGCGTATAA
- a CDS encoding nucleotidyltransferase domain-containing protein encodes MEYSTDDAFIAYIANRLASVSGVRAVALGGSRATGEHRSGSDYDFAVYYRGTFEPDGIRRLGWPGTVFGTGEWGGGVMNGGAWLTADGRRVDVHYRDLDEVERHLQAAEKGRFQVERLPFYLAGIPTYVVAAELALGRTLTGSLPKPEYPELLREEACRFWHDSALLHLSYAEEAYAANGDPVGTAGTLARAIIEESHARLAARGEWVLNEKRIAARAGLGHLAAKFIDLSRDPSKLIAAVRDVREQFTACPD; translated from the coding sequence ATGGAATATTCGACGGATGACGCGTTTATCGCTTATATTGCAAACCGTCTGGCCTCCGTTTCGGGCGTCCGGGCGGTTGCGCTCGGCGGTTCGAGGGCTACGGGGGAGCACCGTTCCGGCAGCGATTACGATTTCGCTGTTTATTACCGCGGGACATTCGAGCCGGATGGCATTCGCCGGCTGGGCTGGCCCGGCACGGTCTTCGGGACGGGAGAATGGGGCGGCGGCGTCATGAACGGCGGGGCCTGGCTGACGGCGGACGGCCGGCGCGTCGATGTGCATTACCGCGACCTTGACGAAGTCGAGCGCCATCTTCAGGCAGCGGAAAAGGGGCGATTTCAGGTGGAACGGCTGCCTTTCTACCTGGCGGGCATTCCGACATACGTCGTCGCTGCGGAGCTGGCGCTCGGGCGGACGCTGACCGGCTCGCTGCCGAAGCCGGAATATCCCGAATTGCTTCGCGAGGAAGCGTGCAGGTTCTGGCATGATTCGGCCTTGCTGCATCTCTCCTACGCGGAGGAAGCTTATGCGGCTAACGGCGATCCGGTCGGCACGGCAGGCACGTTGGCAAGGGCGATTATCGAAGAATCGCATGCCCGGCTGGCGGCCCGCGGAGAGTGGGTGTTGAACGAAAAGCGCATCGCCGCTCGCGCGGGGCTCGGCCATCTGGCCGCGAAGTTTATCGATTTGTCGCGCGATCCGTCGAAGCTGATAGCCGCCGTACGGGATGTGCGCGAACAATTTACGGCTTGCCCCGACTAG
- a CDS encoding MFS transporter — MSEKTMEKKSSSWKTMLIVMSAVQGIMMLAFTSASPFLALYIEQLGVHDMNKVDIWSGVIQCSTPLFAALVSPIWGSLSDRTGRKMMVLRSTIAIAFFNVLVGFSQNTWELLGLRAMQGAFSGFSAAAIALVSTAIPEEKLGFALGWTQSAGMVGSLAGPLVGGFLADTVHSYRAVFYLTSLFAVAAFLVTLIFVKEEFPGKQAAGKRKMSLAGQFRAVKELKSVHTMFLVLFITQFSVMSVQPVLPVFMKELMSGTTGLLGTIAGVAFSVTGLADLIASPFLGKRSDQLGYRRVLTICMTGAGLFYLPQALAPNIWVFIASRFGLGLFIGGILPTANALVGRLTPAHQRGQVFGLTSSATFLGSFAGPLLGGFGSAALGIRWMLGITSMLYLLNMLWVRLKVKDPVAVKASAGTVPKQAGRASRTVERFR; from the coding sequence ATGAGCGAGAAAACGATGGAGAAAAAGTCGTCGTCCTGGAAAACGATGCTGATCGTGATGTCCGCCGTGCAAGGAATTATGATGCTGGCCTTTACCAGCGCTTCGCCGTTCCTGGCCCTGTACATCGAACAGCTTGGCGTGCACGATATGAACAAAGTCGACATTTGGTCAGGCGTCATCCAGTGCTCGACTCCGCTTTTTGCGGCGCTGGTGTCGCCGATCTGGGGCTCGCTGTCCGACCGGACCGGGCGCAAAATGATGGTGCTCCGCTCGACCATTGCCATCGCCTTCTTCAATGTGCTGGTCGGATTCTCGCAAAATACGTGGGAGCTGCTCGGACTGCGCGCGATGCAGGGCGCGTTCAGCGGCTTCTCCGCAGCGGCAATCGCCCTCGTCAGCACGGCCATTCCGGAAGAAAAGCTCGGCTTCGCGCTCGGCTGGACCCAATCGGCGGGGATGGTCGGATCGCTGGCCGGCCCGCTCGTCGGCGGATTCCTGGCGGATACGGTCCACAGCTACAGGGCCGTTTTTTATTTGACGTCCTTGTTTGCGGTCGCGGCCTTCCTGGTAACGCTCATTTTCGTGAAGGAGGAATTTCCGGGGAAACAAGCTGCCGGCAAACGCAAAATGTCGCTGGCCGGGCAGTTCCGCGCCGTGAAGGAGCTGAAATCCGTCCATACGATGTTTCTCGTGCTGTTCATTACCCAGTTCTCGGTCATGAGCGTGCAGCCGGTGCTGCCGGTATTCATGAAGGAATTGATGAGCGGAACGACCGGACTTTTGGGGACGATCGCGGGCGTCGCGTTCTCCGTAACGGGCCTCGCCGATCTCATCGCGTCGCCTTTTCTCGGCAAACGCAGCGATCAGCTCGGCTACCGGCGTGTGCTCACGATCTGCATGACGGGCGCGGGGCTTTTTTATTTGCCGCAGGCGCTGGCGCCCAACATCTGGGTGTTTATCGCGTCGCGCTTCGGGCTGGGGCTGTTCATCGGAGGCATCCTGCCGACGGCGAACGCGCTTGTCGGACGGCTGACGCCGGCGCACCAGCGAGGCCAGGTATTCGGGCTGACGTCCAGCGCGACCTTTCTCGGCTCGTTCGCCGGGCCCCTGCTCGGCGGATTCGGTTCGGCCGCGCTCGGCATCCGCTGGATGCTGGGAATTACAAGCATGCTCTATTTGCTGAATATGCTGTGGGTCCGGCTTAAGGTGAAAGATCCCGTGGCGGTAAAGGCATCGGCCGGAACCGTGCCCAAGCAGGCTGGCCGCGCGTCAAGAACCGTCGAGAGGTTCCGCTAG
- a CDS encoding sulfite exporter TauE/SafE family protein encodes MEGLTLDLILLVALGGFAAAFVDAVVGGGGLISVPVLLMAGLPPHLALGTNKLAGTMSSLTSTLSFLKSGHVELKLAGRLLPLTLLGAGAGTYALQHIPSGFLKPLVIVLLLAVTVYTLLRKSWGNVRTYRALTRRSGLWMAAAALLLGGYDGFFGPGTGSFLLFAFLLLGFDFVSAAGNAKVLNFGSNAASLAVFLLLGGVDYRLGLIMGAAMVLGSLIGSQVAIRKGARYVRPLFVAMTLLLVGKQLWDLIV; translated from the coding sequence ATGGAAGGTTTAACGCTAGATCTGATATTGCTGGTTGCGCTTGGCGGATTCGCCGCCGCGTTCGTCGATGCGGTTGTCGGCGGAGGCGGGCTGATCTCGGTGCCCGTCCTGCTGATGGCCGGCCTGCCGCCGCACCTGGCGCTCGGCACGAACAAGCTGGCGGGGACGATGTCTTCGCTGACCAGCACGCTTTCTTTTCTGAAATCCGGCCACGTCGAGCTGAAGCTGGCCGGCCGGCTGCTCCCGCTCACGCTGCTCGGAGCGGGAGCGGGCACTTATGCGCTGCAGCACATTCCGTCCGGCTTCCTGAAGCCGCTCGTCATTGTGCTGCTGCTTGCCGTTACCGTCTATACGCTGCTGCGCAAAAGCTGGGGAAACGTGCGGACCTACCGGGCGCTGACCCGGCGGTCCGGTCTGTGGATGGCTGCCGCCGCCCTGCTGCTCGGCGGCTACGACGGCTTTTTCGGCCCGGGAACGGGATCGTTCCTGCTGTTCGCGTTCCTGCTGCTCGGCTTCGATTTCGTATCCGCCGCAGGCAACGCGAAGGTGCTTAATTTCGGCAGCAACGCCGCGAGCCTGGCGGTTTTCCTGCTGCTTGGCGGGGTGGACTACCGGCTCGGGCTGATCATGGGCGCCGCCATGGTGCTCGGTTCTCTGATCGGCTCGCAGGTGGCGATCCGAAAGGGCGCCCGTTACGTGCGTCCGCTGTTTGTCGCGATGACGCTGCTGCTCGTCGGCAAACAGCTGTGGGATCTGATCGTCTAG
- a CDS encoding amino acid ABC transporter permease yields MDFGAAYSADNLAFLLEGFGVTLRLAFLAIVFSFLAGCLIGALRYARIPVLSALLGAAVELVRNLPLLLLIFFARFGLPELGIALPPFWAAITALTVFEAAMIAEIVRSGLGSVEKGLTEAARASGLSYMQTLRHIVLPIGLRRMVPPIVSQFISLLKDTSLTVMISLGEMMHHANIIMGQGPKIVFPILILAAGLYFAVNYGLSLAARRLEARQT; encoded by the coding sequence ATGGATTTCGGGGCGGCTTATTCGGCGGACAATCTCGCTTTTTTGCTTGAGGGCTTCGGCGTGACGCTGCGGCTCGCGTTTCTGGCCATCGTGTTCAGTTTCCTGGCCGGGTGCCTAATCGGCGCGCTCCGTTACGCGCGCATTCCCGTACTGTCCGCGCTGCTTGGCGCTGCGGTCGAGCTGGTGCGGAACCTGCCGCTCCTGCTGCTTATTTTCTTCGCCCGCTTCGGCCTGCCCGAGCTCGGTATCGCGCTGCCGCCGTTCTGGGCGGCGATTACCGCACTCACCGTCTTCGAAGCGGCGATGATTGCCGAAATCGTGCGCAGCGGACTCGGCTCGGTCGAGAAAGGGCTGACGGAAGCGGCACGAGCCTCCGGCCTGTCGTATATGCAGACGCTGCGCCACATCGTCCTGCCGATCGGCCTGCGGCGCATGGTGCCTCCGATCGTGAGCCAGTTCATTTCGCTGCTGAAGGATACGTCCCTGACGGTGATGATCTCGCTCGGCGAAATGATGCATCACGCCAACATTATTATGGGGCAGGGTCCGAAGATCGTGTTCCCGATTCTGATTCTGGCCGCCGGTTTATATTTTGCTGTCAATTACGGGCTTTCGCTGGCCGCGCGCCGGCTCGAAGCCCGGCAGACGTAG
- a CDS encoding amino acid ABC transporter permease, which translates to MIDISILTEHLDLYLEGVRHTVLASLLALAGSFAIGTVIAVMRIAPFRALNAAGTVYVEFFRNVPLLLVVYLFYLGLPALGLVLNEFVSGTLGLMVYTSSYIAEAIRAGILSVSRGQMEAARSSGLTYNQAMRYVVLPQAVKIVVPPVTNQFLNLVKNSSILGVIAGLDLMYFGDLINSETYDTISTYAFVALFYLVLTIPLSFASRMLERRLARSG; encoded by the coding sequence ATGATCGACATTTCCATTTTGACCGAGCATCTGGACTTATACCTGGAAGGCGTCCGCCACACGGTTCTCGCCAGTCTGCTCGCGCTCGCCGGGAGCTTCGCCATCGGCACGGTCATCGCCGTGATGCGCATCGCGCCGTTCCGGGCGCTGAATGCGGCCGGGACGGTGTATGTGGAGTTTTTTCGCAACGTTCCGCTGCTGCTGGTGGTATACTTGTTTTATCTGGGGCTTCCGGCGCTCGGTCTGGTGCTGAACGAATTCGTGTCCGGGACGCTCGGCCTGATGGTCTATACCTCCTCTTATATCGCGGAGGCGATCCGGGCGGGCATTCTGTCCGTTTCGCGCGGACAGATGGAGGCGGCGCGCTCCTCCGGGCTCACGTACAACCAGGCGATGCGTTACGTGGTGCTGCCGCAGGCGGTCAAGATCGTCGTGCCGCCGGTGACGAACCAGTTTTTGAACCTGGTGAAAAACTCGTCGATTCTCGGCGTGATCGCGGGACTCGACCTGATGTATTTCGGCGATCTCATCAACTCGGAAACGTACGATACGATCAGCACGTACGCCTTCGTCGCTTTATTCTATCTTGTGCTCACGATTCCGCTCAGCTTCGCGTCCCGCATGCTCGAACGCCGGCTGGCGCGAAGCGGGTAA
- a CDS encoding transporter substrate-binding domain-containing protein produces MRNRKKFFAAGLVGLALMLVTAACGGGSGKTTGSGEPAGGESEAVSDASVVDTIKERGKLIAGVKFDTKLFGLKDTGSGQVEGFDIDIAKAIAKKLLGDETKLELKEVTSKTRIPMLNNGEIDLIVATMTVTEERKKEVDFSDVYFKAGQSLLVKKSSPIRSLDDVTKDTQVLGVKGSTSIKNIEDRVEGLRVKQYENYQEAFTALRAGQGEVLTTDNAILYGMAQQDPNFEVVGGTFTDEPYGIAVKKGEAGLVQQINEVLNELKSSGEYDKIYEKWIGEKPAAA; encoded by the coding sequence ATGAGAAACCGGAAAAAATTTTTCGCCGCCGGGCTGGTAGGGCTGGCGCTCATGCTGGTTACCGCGGCCTGCGGCGGCGGCAGCGGCAAAACGACCGGAAGCGGAGAACCCGCCGGCGGGGAAAGCGAGGCGGTTTCCGATGCTTCGGTTGTCGATACGATCAAGGAGCGGGGCAAGCTGATCGCCGGCGTCAAATTCGACACGAAGCTGTTCGGGCTGAAGGACACGGGATCGGGCCAGGTCGAAGGGTTCGATATCGATATCGCCAAAGCGATCGCCAAGAAGCTGCTTGGCGACGAAACGAAGCTCGAGCTGAAGGAAGTGACGTCGAAGACACGTATTCCGATGCTCAATAACGGCGAGATCGACCTGATTGTCGCGACGATGACGGTGACGGAGGAGCGCAAAAAGGAAGTCGATTTCTCAGACGTGTATTTCAAGGCCGGGCAGTCTCTGCTCGTCAAGAAAAGCAGCCCGATCCGCAGCCTGGACGACGTGACGAAGGATACGCAGGTGCTCGGCGTCAAAGGGTCGACCTCGATCAAAAACATCGAGGACCGCGTGGAAGGGCTGCGCGTGAAGCAGTACGAAAATTACCAGGAGGCGTTCACTGCGCTTCGCGCCGGGCAGGGGGAGGTGTTGACGACCGACAACGCCATCCTGTACGGCATGGCGCAGCAGGATCCGAATTTCGAAGTGGTTGGCGGCACCTTCACCGACGAGCCGTACGGCATCGCCGTGAAGAAAGGGGAAGCCGGGCTCGTCCAGCAGATCAACGAGGTGTTAAACGAACTGAAGTCGAGCGGCGAGTACGACAAAATCTATGAAAAATGGATCGGAGAAAAACCGGCGGCCGCATAA
- a CDS encoding amino acid ABC transporter ATP-binding protein — MITFRRVNKHFGRFHALKDIDLTIGRGEVAVIVGPSGSGKSTLLRCINGLEPITDGELTVNGKRVNGKGTDLNQLRSEIGMVFQHFNLYPHRTVLENIILAPMKVRGIPAAEARESARIYLQKVGISEKADAYPSQLSGGQQQRVAIARGLAMKPQIMLFDEPTSALDPEMIGEVLGVMKTLAGEGMTMVVVTHEMGFAREVGDRVVFMDEGRIVEEAPPEQFFAHPRAERAQLFLSRLLQH, encoded by the coding sequence ATGATTACGTTTCGGCGGGTAAACAAGCATTTCGGTCGTTTCCACGCATTAAAGGACATCGATCTGACGATCGGCCGGGGAGAAGTAGCCGTAATTGTCGGCCCGTCCGGATCGGGCAAAAGCACGCTGCTCCGCTGCATCAACGGCCTCGAGCCGATAACGGACGGCGAGCTGACCGTCAACGGCAAGCGTGTCAACGGCAAAGGGACCGATCTCAATCAGCTGCGCAGCGAGATCGGCATGGTTTTTCAGCATTTCAATCTGTATCCGCACAGGACCGTCCTCGAAAATATTATTCTGGCGCCGATGAAGGTGCGCGGCATACCAGCCGCAGAAGCCCGGGAATCCGCACGAATCTATCTGCAGAAAGTAGGCATTTCCGAGAAGGCGGACGCCTATCCTTCGCAATTGTCGGGTGGGCAGCAGCAGCGGGTGGCCATTGCCCGCGGGCTGGCGATGAAGCCGCAGATCATGCTGTTCGACGAGCCGACGTCCGCGCTCGACCCGGAAATGATCGGCGAGGTGCTGGGCGTCATGAAGACGCTCGCCGGCGAAGGGATGACGATGGTCGTCGTCACGCACGAGATGGGCTTCGCCCGCGAGGTCGGCGACCGCGTCGTCTTCATGGACGAAGGGCGGATCGTCGAGGAAGCGCCTCCTGAGCAATTTTTCGCGCATCCGCGGGCGGAACGGGCGCAGCTGTTTTTGAGCCGTTTGCTTCAGCATTAA